The Streptomyces sp. NBC_00440 genome contains a region encoding:
- a CDS encoding geranyl diphosphate 2-C-methyltransferase encodes MTSTELTTDAPVYIPGPASPYQGDIARYWDREARPVNLRLGDVDGLYHHHYGIGDVDHAALGDARDSEYEKRLIAELHRLESAQAEVLLDHLGPIGRDDMLMDAGCGRGGSMVMAHQRFGCKVEGVTLSAKQAEFGNRRAHELGIDDHVHARVCNMLDTPFETGQAAGSWNNESSMYVDLDDLMAEHSRVLGVGGRYVTITGCWNPRYGQPSKWVSQINAHFECNIHSRREYLKAMADNRLVPQAIVDLTAATLPYWELRATSSLVTGIEEAFINSYKDGSFQYLLIAADRV; translated from the coding sequence ATGACCAGCACCGAGCTCACCACTGACGCCCCCGTTTACATCCCGGGCCCGGCGTCGCCGTACCAGGGTGACATCGCCCGATACTGGGACCGTGAGGCCAGGCCCGTGAACCTGCGTCTCGGCGACGTCGACGGGCTCTACCACCACCACTACGGCATCGGCGACGTCGACCACGCCGCACTCGGGGACGCTCGCGACAGCGAGTACGAGAAGAGGCTGATCGCCGAGTTGCACCGCCTGGAGTCGGCACAGGCCGAAGTCCTCCTGGACCACCTCGGCCCCATCGGGCGTGACGACATGCTCATGGACGCCGGCTGTGGCCGGGGCGGTTCGATGGTGATGGCGCACCAACGGTTCGGATGCAAGGTCGAGGGCGTCACCCTGTCGGCCAAGCAGGCCGAGTTCGGCAACCGGCGTGCGCATGAACTCGGCATCGACGACCACGTCCACGCCCGGGTGTGCAACATGCTCGACACGCCCTTCGAGACGGGGCAGGCAGCGGGCTCGTGGAACAACGAGTCGAGCATGTACGTCGACCTGGACGACCTCATGGCCGAGCACTCCCGTGTCCTCGGGGTCGGCGGCCGCTATGTGACCATCACCGGCTGCTGGAACCCGCGTTACGGCCAGCCCTCGAAGTGGGTCTCGCAGATCAACGCGCACTTCGAGTGCAACATCCACTCCCGCCGGGAGTACCTGAAGGCCATGGCCGACAACCGTCTCGTACCGCAGGCCATCGTCGACCTGACGGCGGCGACGCTGCCCTACTGGGAGCTGCGGGCCACGTCCTCGCTGGTCACCGGCATCGAGGAGGCGTTCATCAACTCGTACAAGGACGGCTCGTTCCAGTACCTCCTGATCGCGGCCGACCGCGTCTGA
- a CDS encoding family 2B encapsulin nanocompartment shell protein — translation MTVETGPEAQLEPSPQSSLSTAAARNLATTTKSAPQMQEITSRWLLRMLPWVETKGGTYRVNRRLTYTVGDGLIEFVQDGAGVRVIPRELGELALLRGFDDVGVLTAIADRCVQRDFRAGEVLAERGNLAEQIHLVAHGRIKQTSAGKYGDEVSVALLADGDRFGENALLDTDARWDYTATAETSGTLLTLSRADFDAVVSGAPGLQAHLEQFGSLALRPQTRHGEAEIAMSAGHTGEAVLPGAFVDYDLNPREYELSVAQTVLRVHTRVADLFNGPMNQTEEQLRLTVEALRERQEHELINNREFGLLHNASFKQRIQTQSGPPTPDDLDELLCRRRGTKLFLAHPRTIAAIGRGFNACGLYPDHVDLGGQQVPAWRGVPILPCNKIPISKDNTSSILAMRTGEDDQGVIGLHQTGLPEEYEPGLSVRFMGMNEQAIISYLVTTYYSAAVLLPDALGVLENVQIARRP, via the coding sequence ATGACCGTTGAGACCGGCCCGGAAGCACAGCTGGAGCCATCCCCGCAGTCCAGTCTGAGCACGGCGGCTGCCCGCAACCTCGCCACCACGACCAAGTCCGCCCCGCAGATGCAGGAGATCACCTCGCGGTGGCTGCTGCGGATGCTCCCCTGGGTGGAGACCAAGGGCGGCACCTACCGGGTGAACCGTCGTCTGACCTACACCGTCGGTGACGGACTCATCGAGTTCGTCCAGGACGGTGCCGGAGTCCGGGTGATCCCCCGCGAGCTGGGCGAACTGGCCCTGCTGCGCGGCTTCGACGATGTCGGCGTGCTGACCGCGATCGCCGACCGGTGCGTCCAGCGCGACTTCCGCGCGGGCGAGGTGCTGGCCGAGCGGGGGAACCTCGCCGAGCAGATCCACCTGGTCGCCCATGGCCGGATCAAGCAGACCTCCGCGGGCAAGTACGGCGACGAGGTCTCCGTGGCCCTGCTCGCCGACGGCGACCGGTTCGGGGAGAACGCCCTTCTGGACACCGACGCGAGGTGGGACTACACGGCCACTGCCGAGACCTCCGGCACCCTCCTCACCCTGTCCCGCGCGGACTTCGACGCCGTGGTGTCCGGCGCGCCGGGTCTCCAGGCCCACCTGGAGCAGTTCGGCTCGCTCGCTCTCCGGCCGCAGACCCGGCACGGCGAGGCCGAGATCGCGATGTCGGCCGGCCACACCGGCGAAGCCGTGCTGCCGGGTGCCTTCGTCGACTACGACCTCAACCCGCGCGAGTACGAACTCTCCGTCGCGCAGACCGTTCTGCGCGTCCACACCAGGGTCGCCGACCTCTTCAACGGGCCGATGAACCAGACCGAGGAGCAACTCAGGCTCACCGTCGAGGCGTTGCGGGAGCGCCAGGAGCACGAGCTGATCAACAACCGGGAGTTCGGTCTGCTCCACAACGCCTCCTTCAAGCAGCGGATTCAGACCCAGTCGGGACCGCCCACCCCCGACGACCTCGACGAGCTGCTCTGCCGCCGCCGCGGCACCAAGCTCTTCCTCGCCCACCCCCGGACGATCGCGGCGATCGGGCGCGGGTTCAACGCCTGCGGGCTCTACCCGGACCACGTCGACCTCGGCGGCCAGCAGGTCCCGGCCTGGCGCGGGGTTCCGATCCTGCCCTGCAACAAGATCCCCATCAGCAAGGACAACACCAGCTCGATCCTTGCCATGCGTACCGGCGAGGACGACCAGGGCGTCATCGGGCTGCATCAGACCGGCCTGCCGGAGGAGTACGAGCCGGGCCTTTCGGTGCGCTTCATGGGCATGAACGAGCAGGCGATCATCTCGTACCTGGTCACCACCTACTACTCCGCCGCCGTCCTGCTGCCCGACGCGCTCGGCGTGCTGGAGAACGTACAGATCGCCCGCAGGCCCTAG